ATGACCTTGTCAGCCAGTTCGTCGGCCTCCTCGAGATATTGCGTGGTGAGCAGCAACGTCGTGCCCTCTGCGACCAGGCCCCGCAATGCTGCCCACAAGTCACGGCGAGCGGCAGGGTCAAGGCCTGTCGTAGGTTCGTCGACGAACAACACCTCGGGGCGGATCACCAAGCTGGCAGCCAGGTCCAGGCGACGGCGCATACCTCCGGAGAACTGGGACACGACGCGTTCTGCGTCGTTGCTCAGGCCGAACTCGTCCAGGAGCTCCGCTGCGCGGGTCTCGGCAGCGAAGCGACTGAGCCCACGCAAGCGACCGAACAGGACCAGGTTCCTGGTCGCGCTCAGCTGCTCGTCGACGGCGGCTGCCTGGCCGACCAAGCCCACTCGCGCCCGGACCTCGTTGCCCTCACGGGAGACGTCATAGCCAGCCACGAACGCCTCGCCGCTGTCGAACGTCGCCAAGGTGGTCAGCCCCCTGACCAGGGTCGTCTTCCCTGCGCCGTTGTGACCCAACACCGCTAGGACCTGACCGGCCTCCACCTGGAAGCTCAGGCCATGAAGACCCACCTCCCGCCCTTCGACCTCGAACTTCCTTGCCACGTCGCGGGCCTCGATCGCGTTCCGCATCCGACTCCTCTCGTATGACGTACGGTACAGTGTACGACAACGAGCGGTAGGGTGCGTTTGTTCCCGACGAAAGGACCGAAGTGGAGCGCACGGGCTTTGGTGATCCGGCGCGGCTCCTGCCGCTGCTGTGGCAGCCGAGTACGCGCGTGGGGCGCACCGGACTGACGGTCGAGGGAATCGTCGAGGGTGCCGTCGCCCTGGTCCGCGAGGGCGGACTGGCCGATCTGTCCATGAGGAAGCTGGCCGACCGCCTCGGCGTGGGAACCATGACGCTCTACGCCCATATCCCGGGCCGGGCCGAACTCCTCGACCTGATGGTCGACAACGCACACGCAGCAACCGCCGACTCCTACGCGGCGCACACCACCTCCTCGTGGCGAGAGGGAATTACGACGATCGCCGAGACGAACTGGCACCTGTTCGAGACGCACCCGTGGCTCCTGGACGTCGACGTCAGCCGGCCACCCCTCGGCCCGGGAACCACCGAGAAGTACGAGATTGAGCTGAGGCTGCTCTCGAGTCTGAAGGTCGGCGAGGTCACGATGGACACCACCCTCGCGCTCGTGCTGGAACATGTCCGCAGCACCGCACGGCAAGCACTGGTTGGCCAGCGTGAGCCGCATGAGTCAGAAGCGAGATGGTGGGCAACCGCCGGCCCACTCCTCAACGCCTACATGAATTCTGAACACTATCCGTACGCCACACGCGTCGGACAGGCCGTCGGAGAGGCGCACGGAGCCGCTTCGGATGCTCGCCACGCCTACGAGTTCGGATTGGACATCATCACAGCCGGGCTCGACGCCCTGTCATCCGACGCTACCGAGAACACAGAGACGTGATGGCCCACCAAGGCGACGTCGGATTCGGTTCTCGTCATGACGAGATAGGGCGTGCGCCCAACAGCACGCAC
Above is a genomic segment from Nocardioides okcheonensis containing:
- a CDS encoding ATP-binding cassette domain-containing protein — encoded protein: MRNAIEARDVARKFEVEGREVGLHGLSFQVEAGQVLAVLGHNGAGKTTLVRGLTTLATFDSGEAFVAGYDVSREGNEVRARVGLVGQAAAVDEQLSATRNLVLFGRLRGLSRFAAETRAAELLDEFGLSNDAERVVSQFSGGMRRRLDLAASLVIRPEVLFVDEPTTGLDPAARRDLWAALRGLVAEGTTLLLTTQYLEEADELADKVIVLSEGRAVAAGTPRELKDRVGEAAIWVRVDRPDQTEDALQALRDVDPEARLTSPLTLTASARRPTALADSAQALQARGVRPAEIALRRPTLEDVFLTISASSNADGLTKADGASPPGEETSAATAHGTAREIHAPKGSAQGFAESEKKTR
- a CDS encoding TetR/AcrR family transcriptional regulator, with translation MERTGFGDPARLLPLLWQPSTRVGRTGLTVEGIVEGAVALVREGGLADLSMRKLADRLGVGTMTLYAHIPGRAELLDLMVDNAHAATADSYAAHTTSSWREGITTIAETNWHLFETHPWLLDVDVSRPPLGPGTTEKYEIELRLLSSLKVGEVTMDTTLALVLEHVRSTARQALVGQREPHESEARWWATAGPLLNAYMNSEHYPYATRVGQAVGEAHGAASDARHAYEFGLDIITAGLDALSSDATENTET